The Dioscorea cayenensis subsp. rotundata cultivar TDr96_F1 chromosome 7, TDr96_F1_v2_PseudoChromosome.rev07_lg8_w22 25.fasta, whole genome shotgun sequence genome includes a region encoding these proteins:
- the LOC120264743 gene encoding uncharacterized protein LOC120264743 gives MSTKLEAMEEFLKSKYFDEHKAVREMVAKIDDPRKAKEQSETNRTNRSKSDEPHCAGTRSFPTIIQTVTEESNGIPPSRAEMYIRTRTRKDGSVVNEKVASIVELMKKGLSESDSQDPKKV, from the exons ATGAGTACTAAGCTGGAGGCAATGGAAGAATTTTTGAAGTCCAAATATTTTGATGAACACAAGGCAGTGAGGGAAATGGTTGCAAAGATTGATGATCCTCGT AAAGCGAag GAACAAAGTGAGACAAATAGAACAAATCGTTCAAAATCTGATGAACCCCATTGTGCAGGAACAAGATCATTCCCTACTATAATCCAAACTGTG aCTGAAGAATCTAATGGAATTCCACCATCACGTGCTGAAATGTATATACGCACTCGTACCCGTAAAGATGGAAGTGTTGTGAATGAAAAAGTAGCTTCTATTGTG GAACTTATGAAGAAAGGATTAAGTGAAAGTGATTCACAAGATCCTAAAAAGGT TTAA
- the LOC120264419 gene encoding probable E3 ubiquitin-protein ligase BAH1-like 1, with protein MKFCKRYEEYMQGTDEDLPGVGLKKLKKMLKRCRTDFRAHEEHQGDDGVRDETRDLIPIARCQGHCQVCDGTFFPSLLKEMSVVVGCFNKRAQKLVELHLASGFQKYFKWFGNKSRRDHGMLMQQGKDLVTYAIINAIAMRKILKKYDKIHYSKQGQEFRSKAQSMHIEILQSPWLCELMAFYINLRASKKINNVALPGLFGDCSLKFNDEKPILSCGLFDSVKLDTDLTCAICLDTVFDPVSLTCGHIFCYMCCCSAASVTIIDGLKAANPKAKCPLCREAGVYEGSVHLDELNILLSRSCPEYWEERIQTERVERVLQAKKHWESQCRSFMGI; from the exons ATGAAGTTCTGCAAGAGATACGAGGAGTACATGCAGGGGACCGATGAGGATCTCCCCGGTGTTGGGCTGAAAAAGCTCAAGAAGATGCTCAAGAGATGCCGCACTGATTTCAGAGCTCATGAGGAGCATCAAGGTGATGATGGAGTCCGTGATGAGACCCGGGATTTGATTCCGATTGCTAGGTGTCAGGGCCATTGTCAAG TATGTGATGGCACTTTCTTTCCATCTCTCCTCAAGGAGATGTCAGTTGTTGTTGGCTGCTTCAATAAAAGAGCTCAGAAATTGGTGGAATTGCACTTAGCTTCTGGCTTTCAGAAATACTTCAAATGGTTTGGGAATAAATCGAGACGAGATCACGGGATGTTGATGCAACAAGGGAAGGACCTTGTTACATATGCCATCATTAATGCCATTGCCATGAGGAAAATACTGAAGAAGTATGACAAG ATTCATTACTCTAAGCAAGGCCAAGAATTTCGATCAAAAGCGCAGAGTATGCACATTGAGATCCTTCAGTCTCCATGGTTGTGTGAGCTAATGGCCTTCTACATTAATTTAAGAGCAAGCAAGAAGATCAACAATGTAGCTCTTCCCGGGCTGTTCGGCGATTGTTCTCTTAAATTCAATGATGAAAAGCCAATTCTCTCTTGCGGCCTATTTGATTCTGTGAAGCTTGACACTGATTTAACTTGTGCTATCTGTTTG GACACAGTGTTTGATCCTGTATCTCTCACATGTGGTCACATTTTCTGCTACATGTGCTGTTGCTCTGCTGCCTCTGTGACAATCATCGATGGGTTAAAGGCTGCTAATCCGAAAGCAAAGTGCCCCTTATGTCGAGAG GCAGGAGTATATGAGGGCTCTGTGCACTTGGATGAGTTAAACATCTTGTTAAGCCGAAG TTGCCCCGAATACTGGGAAGAAAGGATTCAGACCGAGCGAGTTGAGCGGGTTCTTCAGGCCAAGAAGCATTGGGAATCTCAGTGCCGATCTTTCATGGGTATCTAA
- the LOC120264748 gene encoding uncharacterized protein LOC120264748, which produces MSSKTVDDDGASNDNRGIAASLIEKMENYQFVFVMYLMRRLLGITNELSFALQQKDQNIVQAMRLIEVVKAQLQDLRETGWEAFLEEVSSFCEGNSIPVSNTEENMRIRSRSRREGQVITHFHHYRVEIFCEGGFARKMVETGKRIIFPLIYRLIELALVLPVGTTSVERVFSAMNIVKTDLRNKMGDGWMNDSLVVYIEREVFATIDNEAILQCFSENVNSADTVIFS; this is translated from the exons ATGTCCTCCAAAACTGTGGATGATGATGGTGCGTCTAATGATAATAGAGGCATAGCGgcaagtttgattgaaaaaatggagaattatcaatttgtgtttgtgatgtATTTGATGAGGCGTTTGTTGGGAATAACAAATGAGTTATCATTTGCTTTACAACAAAAGgatcaaaatattgttcaaGCAATGCGTTTGATTGAAGTTGTAAAGGCTCAGCTTCAAGACTTAAGGGAGACAGGATGGGAGGCATTTTTGGAGGAAGTTAGCTCTTTTTGTGAAGGAAACTCAATCCCAGTGTCTAATACGGAGGAAAATATGCGAATCCGTAGTCGTTCTAGACGGGAAGGGCAAGTCATTACTCATTTTCACCATTACCGTGTTGAAATTTTCTGCGAG GGAGGTTTTGCTAGGAAGATGGTTGAGACAGGCAAACGTATTATTTTTCCACTCATTTATCGTCTTATCGAGTTGGCATTGGTTTTACCAGTTGGGACaactagtgttgagagggtgtttTCAGCGatgaatattgtgaaaactGACTTACGCAATAAAATGGGAGACGGGTGGATGAATGATAGCCTGGTTGTCTATATTGAGCGGGAGGTTTTTGCAACTATAGACAATGAAGCGATTCTACAATGTTTTTCAGAAAATGTAAACTCGGCGGATACAGTTATCTTCTCTTAG
- the LOC120264750 gene encoding zinc finger MYM-type protein 1-like, translating into MEVEYRTRLTVVLDVTCFLLKQGLAFREHDESLSSLNKGNFLELLEWYSLRNDKVFRAVNQNALANNQMTSPKIQKELANACAVEITCAMVDDIGDKYFSLMIDEARDVSVKEQMRVVLRYVNTNGYVIEQFLAMVHVPDTSAISLKNAIDCIFAKHGLSLTKLRGQGYDGASNMRGEFNGLKALVLKKNPYARYIHYFAHQLQLVIVVVAKDN; encoded by the coding sequence ATGGAGGTTGAATACCGTACTCGTTTAACAGTTGTTTTAGATGTGACGTGCTTTTTATTGAAGCAAGGTTTGGCTTTCCGTGAACATGATGAGTCCTTGAGCTCATTGAACAAGGGCAATTTCCTTGAGCTGCTTGAGTGGTATAGCCTAAGGAATGATAAGGTTTTCAGGGCGGTCAATCAAAATGCTCTTGcaaataatcaaatgacttcCCCGAAGATTCAGAAGGAGTTAGCAAATGCTTGTGCAGTAGAGATTACATGTGCTATGGTTGATGATATTGGAGATaagtatttttctcttatgATTGATGAAGCCCGGGATGTGTCAGTGAAGGAGCAAATGAGAGTTGTTTTGCGATATGTGAATACAAATGGGTATGTGATAGAGCAATTCCTTGCTATGGTTCATGTACCGGATACATCAGCTATTTCATTGAAGAATGCCATTGATTGTATATTTGCCAAACATGGGTTATCTCTTACAAAATTGAGGGGGCAAGGATATGATGGGGCATCAAATATGCGAGGAGAGTTCAATGGTTTAAAGGCacttgttctaaaaaaaaatccatacgCAAGGTATATCCATTATTTTGCTCATCAACTTCAATTagtgattgttgttgttgctaaaGACAATTGA